aagccgcggcattaaaagcatgtgtgaaaataatgtcccgatgtgtgccccctccgcacacacttcggacctctgtctctcttgctctgtcacgtgaacaagcgtgcagtgcattcaatgtgaggttgcagcagcatagcgtcctggaagccacggccttgtcgtagcgcagacaacacatcgggcagtcagtcagctcttcccctgccccaccagccaggtaacacatgaatcgagtgaaaatgtattgtttgccctctaagcccaagctgtaattacagggagtgcagaattattaggcaaatgagtatgttgaccacattaccctctccatgcatgttggcctactccaagctgcataggcttgaaagcctcctaccaattaagcataccaggtgatgtgcatctctgtaatgaaaaggggtgtggtctaatgacatcaacaccctatatcaggtgtgcaaaattattaggcaacttcctttcctttggcaaaatgggtcagaagagggatttgacggactcagaaaagtcaaaagtagtgacatatattgcaaagggatggagcactcttaaaattgcccagcttttgaagcgtgaccatcgaacaatcaagcgcttcattcaaaatagtcaacagggtcgcaagaagcgcgttgaaaaaaaaaggcgcaaactaactgcccgtgaactgaggaaagtcaagcgtgaagctgccaagatgccactcgccaccagttttgccatatttcagagctgcaacatcactggagtgtcaaaaagcacaaggtgtgcaatactcagggacacggccaaggtaacaaaggctgaaaaacgaccaccactgaacaagacacacaagatgaaacgtcaagactgggccaagaagtatcacaagactgatttttctaaggtcatatggacagatgaaatgagagtgagtcttgatgggccagatggatgggctcgtggctggatcagcaaagggcagagagctccagtccgactcagacgccagcaaggtggaggtggggtactggtatgggctggtatcatcaaagatgagcttgtgggaccttttcgggttgaggatggcgtcaagctcaactcccagtcctattgtcagtttttggaagacaccttcttcaagcagtggtacaggaagaagtcagcatccttcaagaaaagcatgattttcatgcaggacaatgctccatcacacgcatccaagtactccacagcatggctggccagaaagggtctaaaggaagaaagattaatgacgtggcctccttattcacctgatctgaaccccatagaaaacctgtggtccctcatcaaatgtgagatctacaaggaggggaaacagtacacatctctgaacagtgtctgggaggctgtggttgctgctgcacgcaatgttgatcgcaaacagatcaaaacactgaccaaatccatggatggcaggcttttgagtgtccttgtaaagaaaggcggctatattagtcactgatttgttttttttgtttgtttttgaatgccagcaatgtatattagtgaatgttgagttgttatattggtttccctggtgaaaataaatgagtgaaatgggtatatgtttgttttttgttaagttgcctaataatgatgcacagttatagtcacctgcacacacagatatcctcctaagatagctaaaactaagaaagccctactccaacttccaaaaatactccgctttgatatttatgagtcttttgggttcatcaagaacatagttgtttttcaataataaaactaatcctcaaaaatacaacttgcctaataattctgcagtccctgtattttgtcgtgaagtagcccatcgcatacagaaacaactgcacataagtattatatttttgctagaccattttcagatttaggaaaacaaaaatttctttttctattttgttcaactagagattcctggcaaagtcaaaaagccttgatgtaataaattaacattaagtggttgttttacacctttaaaaactaaaacgggtcagtggcaacccgaacacaagaggagggttaaatctcagacttttataataaggtgttccacatgcgcaaaaaagttcccttttcccccccagagcacttgccccccaaaatgtctgtgcacaccactgccaataacccataaagttcacgcagtgtccgtgacataaacgtggtgccttgatcagtcagaatctctttcgggattccaactcgggagataacacggaagaacacctccgcaatactgcatgctgagatattgcgcagaggcactgcttccgggtatcgcgttgcataatccaccagaactaatataaagcggtacccttgtgtcgaccgatctaatggcccgacgagatccatccaaactctttcaaacagggtctcgattaaaggtggagggcgcaaaggcgcttttggaatggcctctggattcactaactggcattcgcggcactccgtacaccacctacgaacgtcgctgcgaatccccggccaatagaatcgggccattattcgggctagtgtcttatcctgccctaggtgtccagccatgggattaaagtgagccaccaggaataccaattcccggcagctctttggaattaaaagctgcgtgactcgctctttagtttgagtgtcctgcgtcactcggtataacctatccttcataatcgcaaagtaggggaaggacggggtggcgttcagctggagcgtttgaccattgattactctcacttggtcaaacgcatgtcgcagagtctcgtttcgcgactgctctaatgggaaatctgtgagggtttccccaacagagagaggaggagcctgctgctcctcactctgacacggagatgacgtagacggctctgtgacagctgctcccaccaaagcgacaccgggacctccccctgttaaatggcaggacccactctttactaagtgtgtcattaaatcccgaaatcccggccaatcagtccccaaaattaaagagtgggtaaggcaaggattaaccgccgccttcactataaaattttcccctctgaaaaaaatgtggaccgacaccaaagggtagctgtgaacgtccccgtgcacacacaacaccttcaccccctgtgctccccccaatgccttgtcttgaacCAGACTTTGGtggactgaggtctgattacaaccagaatccaccaactcccgatatgtatccccttggatactcaccagtatgcgatatgctccggcccaatcgagggtggctcctggcacgtcggggatccgaaccaccgcgcccacctccatgaccatgcactgttgttggaggtggcccggctccccgcagctccagcaaaccggcccgggcttcctctccgcaccagtgttctggggctcactcatctgaggggggggagagacagacacagaagggagaaactggagggcaccgcgggtgcggcgggctggcacaggtggcgccggcccccgcctccgcggtgggggaacggggtgaggatgagacacaggaggagagggggagagagagagagaagaggagagaagagaagaggctgtctgctgtcctgccaccgagacagccgccatatggtcctccgccagctcgactgcctgatccagcgacgccgggcggtggcactggacccactccgcggttcccgctggcaagcgtgcgaggaattgctccagcaccacctggtcgatgatcccctcggcgtcgcggttgtcggccttcaaccactgccagcaggcgtcccagagttgctggccgaacgtgaacgtccagccaacttcctccaagcacaaagcgtggaagcgctgccgctgctgttccggggtgcgccccacgcgctggaggatggcccggcgaaggtctgcgtaggccagccggcagtcggcggggagctgtagcgcagccagctgtgcctctcccgttagcagggggaggaggcgcaccgcatgctgctccatcggccaccgcgAGGTTTccacgacttgctcgaagagcatgatgaatgcctcggggtcgtcctgcgggcccatctttgttagggtgaggggggacgggcccgcggtgggagcgttggtggaccccgccgatgcgaggaggtgcgggaacgcctgtcgatcttcttgttgggccaacaccagggcctcaaacagctgttcttgctcctttcggagggtgagtagcgcctggtgccggctttactgggccgtggcgagggcgtggaccagttcggcgaacgggaaagactccatggggctgttaggctgctgtgctccaggtcccgggtttcagcaccactgtagcagttcgtacgagggggaggagcacagaaagacggcaggccagaataaagttcaatcactgtttatttttgctcttttcagatgcaaacgagactctctcagccatgcacgcacacacacacacacaagtcatctggctggggagagagagctcccttcctctgctctctctctctttatagggcgcagtcactgggaagacacaaacacaggttaattgacaacaggtgtagtgattctgccacttaccttccctgactccgccctcctgtcacagaccggcgcttggccacgcccctgctgccacacggagtttttttaatttatcattCAAGACAAAGATTCGATCTTTACCTCTAGAAATGTCAGTTGTAATAAtgtgtaattaatataaaattgtaATAACAAACTGAGTAAACCCAGGCAAGGGTACATAAGTCAGGGaaaaatacattaaaattaattattatccatacaggacactttttttgatggaataagaatgtgttctattcccttctagcgggtttcattcattcggttcgagagcatgcaatattgttagcagagcacttattctacatgtattacgtcactctacccaagtgagaatgagtgttgaatatggtttatgatattgcacggttgtcaagacaacatgacctcATACGTCGacactcatgcgaagatccaatgacaaaacttttctgctgtgcatggaacatcatttctttgtcggccgggaaagagagaagacgaggctaatccagtgctaggtttaagcattaaataaataaactgaaaactgaaaataaagacacgctgaacaactGAAAGGTGACCAAACCTTCATTAAATATTGTTCACAcatatttaaaagagaaaaacagaccaacagacatggaaaaactggaaaagagacacatcagagacgtaaaacttccgtgctagtgagtgactgtgacaatttgtaaacaaacatggccgccaggtttgcgtcattaattacggaagattttgagagaattttgaaagagaaagacgcgttgaacacccgaaaggaatatgtatgattaataataataataataataataataataacaacaacaacaacaacattattattattattattattattattattattaggctttttttcgtggtctatcagatatattccattcagctactcgtcttcgactcgttcagtatcatgctcgctgaatggaatactgtatatctgatagaccatgaaaaaaagccagacaatattatttaaatgttgaaTTAGAATAATGAAAAATAATTTAATATGTGCATAAAATGTCAAATGATACCACAAAAATAACAGACTTGTTGTTGTATGAATTAAATGCATGTCATGCTGCTTTATACAGTATTATAGTCAGGAGTTTACAGGTGTTTAGAGTCGTGTACCTGTAATTCCTGCGTACTGTGCATTAATGTCTGTTGTTCAATATTTACAAAAGCATCATGTTACATCTGGACTCCTTGTCGATATTatttatcattcaaattattttttacgCCATTTTGATTGGCTGCGCGAACTGCAATAGCTGCCTCCAAATAACGCTCTGCTCATGTAATATGTTCAGGTAATATGTCGCTGaacaaatatacagtggtgcttgaaagtttgtgaaccctttagaattttctatatttctgcataaatatgacctaaaacatcatcagattttcacacaagtcctaaaagtagatcaagagaacccagttaaacaaatgagacaaaaatattatacttggtcatttatttcttgaggaacatgatccaatattacatatctgtgagtggcaaaagtatgtgaacctctaggattagcagttaatttgaaggtgaaattagagtcaggtgttttcaatcaatgggatgacaatcaggtgtgagtgggcaccctgttttatttaaagaacagggatctatcaaagtctgatcttcacaacacatgtttgtggaagtgtctcatggcatgaacaaaggagatttctgaggtcctcagaaaaagcattgttgatactcatcaggctggaaaaggttacaaaaccatctctaaagagtttggactccaccaatccacagtcagacagattgtgtacaaatagaggaaattcaagaccattgttaccctccccaggagtggtcgaccaacaatgatcactccaagagcaaggcacgtaatagtcagcgaggtcacaaaggaccccagggtaacttctaagcgactgaaggcctctctcacattggctaatgttaatgttcatgagtccaccatcaggagaacactgaacaacaatggtgtgcatggcaggattgcaaggggaaagccactgctctccaaaaagaacattgctgctcatctgcagtttgctaaagatcacacggacaagccagaaggctattgaaagaatgttttgtggacggatgagaccaaaatagaactttttggtttaaacgagaagagttatgtttggagaaagaaacactgcattccagcataagaaccttatcccatctgtgaaacatggtggtggtagtatcatggtttgggcctgttttgctgcatctgggccaggacggcttgccatcactgatggaacaatgaatactgaattataccagcgaattctaaaggaaaatgtcaggacatctgtccatgaactgaatctcaagagaaggtgggtcatgcagcaagacaatgaccctaagcacacaagtcgttctaccaaagaatggttaaagaagaataaagttaatgttttggaatggccaagtcaaagtcctgaccttaatccaatcaaaatgttgtggaaggacctgaagcgagcagttcatgtgaggaaacccaccaacatcccagagttgaagctgttctgtagagagaaatgggctaaaattcctccaagccggtgtgcaggactgatcaacagttaccggaaatgtttagttgcagttattgctgcacaagggggtcacaccagatactgaaagcaaaggttcacatacttttgctactcacg
The Neoarius graeffei isolate fNeoGra1 chromosome 8, fNeoGra1.pri, whole genome shotgun sequence genome window above contains:
- the LOC132890378 gene encoding uncharacterized protein LOC132890378, which encodes MGPQDDPEAFIMLFEQVVETSRWPMEQHAVRLLPLLTGEAQLAALQLPADCRLAYADLRRAILQRVGRTPEQQRQRFHALCLEEVGWTFTFGQQLWDACWQWLKADNRDAEGIIDQVVLEQFLARLPAGTAEWVQCHRPASLDQAVELAEDHMAAVSVAGQQTASSLLSSSLSLSPSPPVSHPHPVPPPRRRGPAPPVPARRTRGALQFLPSVSVSPPPQMSEPQNTGAERKPGPVCWSCGEPGHLQQQCMVMEVGAVVRIPDVPGATLDWAGAYRILTDASDRGLGAVLSQEVEGEDRPVLYISRKLSVREGRYNNIEKECLAINWVVLALRYYLLGRPFTLCSDHAPLQWLHRMKDANAQITRWYVALQPFN